Below is a window of Humulus lupulus chromosome 2, drHumLupu1.1, whole genome shotgun sequence DNA.
TTATCCAAATTCGAATTAAAGTCGGCCAATGACATTTCTAGAGGCTAGGGCATGACTAAGAACAATATATTAAGAAGGAGAAACACAATTGGAGATGAGAGAAAAACTTTTGGAAGATCTGAGAAGCAAATCAAAGCCACTTTGATGAAGttttttttatagttatatttatatatatatattctatatattgaacaatattttgagattatgAACCACATCATGAGTTGCTAGTTTTCTTATTTGTTAAGGTATAGATGTATCTCTTGTAATGATTCTagttttatgatttaatgcaaaATTGATTTTAGTCCAATATTGCTCTTGTGTTTTATTGATGCTATAATCATGATCTATATATTGTGattcattatatgattataattAGAGCTTTATTTATATTGTGAGAGTTATTACTCAAAAGGGGAACATTTAAACAAACCAGCAGATGGTAGAACAACTTAGGTTGTGTGTGATTGAAAGATAAAAATGTACCTAGGAAGTTGAAATAGTTCTAGATTGTGAAATTGAGAGGTGGAATATTTAGAATTGTATCTAGAGTTGAACTTAATGAAGGTAGGGATAAGTGGTCGTATAGAGATATAGGCTAGTTATCACTTACATCTTTATGCGACACTTGAGAGAGGGTATAGAGATAAAACAATGCTCTAGATTCTTGAGAATAATAGATTTAACTAGACACATTATTAATGCTTGAGTTTAGAATTATTAAAGAGTGAAGTTGAAACCTTTACAATTGACATTATCTTGCGTTTTTccatttagttttttattttcttccaaaattaatattttcttttgaGTTTTCCATCATATTTTGATATTGATTGCTTAGATAAAATTAGGATTTAGTAATCGTTGtgcttaatttgtttaattaattttaatcctTGTGGGATGATATTAGTCTCTTGACCAGTTTATTAGCTGTTCGATTTGTGCTCTTGCAAGcctatcttatttattttttgcgACAAGTTTTTGGCATTGTTGCTGGGgattaaaaagttttaaattgAATTAATAAGCGAAGAAAGTATCAAATTTTAATCTAagtctttattttatttgtttactaATTTTGGTTCCTAATTTTTTGTGATTGAAGGTGTATGCGCAAAGCTCGTAGTTCAAATCTCCTACCTTTTGATCGAAAGAACTATATCATCTCTTAGGAGAGGGGAACAATCCAGATCATGAAAAATGGGGGACTAAGCCAACAACAACAATGTTCTTGCCAATGTACCAACAAATAATGCACTAGAAAATTGGACGTTGAGGGACTATTTCAGGTCGATAGTCAATGATAATTACTCTTGCATTCAAAGACAACAACTGAATGTCcacaattttgagcttaaaccgaCCTTGGTCAATATGGTGTAGCGAAATAATATTCCAGTTTGCCTCATGAAGACCCCAATATTCACTTAGCAACTTTCTTTGAGATTTGTGATACAATAAAGATCCATGGAGTCACTGCTAATATTATTTGAATGAAGCTCTTTTCATTCTCGTTGTGTGATTGAGCCCGAGTATGGTTTCAATTTATACCTCTAGGGAATGTGACTAATGGGAGGAGATGGCTAAAAATTCCTCACTAAATTTGAGGATATGGCTATGAATAGTTGTCAATGACAAAATGAGAGATCGAAGGTTAAAAAGGTAGTTGGAATTTATGAAGTGGATCAAATAACATCACGGATGGCGCAAATGTCTACTTTAACCAATCAAATCAACGGTCTCATTGAAAATAGAAGGTCGCAAGTCAAGAAACGGTAAAGGTTGCTTAAGCTTCTAGTTCAAATGAGTTAGTGGATAAACAATGCCAATATGTCAACCGAAGCTATAATTTTAGGCCCAACAACAACTTGCCTACTAATTACCATCTAGGCATCCACAATCATGAAAACTTCTCCTATGCCAACAATAAGAATGCTCCAACCGCCACAAGAGCCAATTAGACAAATGGGGGAAAAACCTTCTCAATCACTTGAAGAGTTACTGAAGACTTACATAGTGGATTCTAAGATAAGGCTACATCAACATGACGCTCACCTCAATAACATTGAAACACATAGCACTAATATCGGGGCAATGATAAAGACATTAGAAACACAAGTGGGACAATTGGCTAATGTTATGAAGAATCAAATGTCAAGATCTTTTCCTAGTGATAGGAAGAAGAATCTCAAAGAGTGTCATGCCATAACTTTGAGGAGTGGAAAATAACTAAAGAGTGTAGTGTTAAAAGGAAAATGGTGAAAAGATCCCTAAAATGAGTGAGAATGAAGAAGATAAGTCAAAGGAGGAGATTCCAACAAAGAGCCACCAGTAGTTAGGCCGAGTTCCATTACTTTTCTGGATAACCCACATAAATTACTACTCCACTACCATCTCCTCAAAGATTCAATCAAAAGGCTATTGATGAGTAATTTGACAAGTTATTGAATATTTTCAAGAAAATACATATCAACATTCCTTTTGTGGATGCTCTTGAACCAAAGCCTAACTACACTAAGTTTATGAAGGAGGTAATGTCTAAGAAGCATAAGTTAGAGGATTATGAGATGGTGAAGCTAACAGATGAGTGTAGTGCTATTATAAAGAGACAACTACCAGAAAAGTTGAAAGATCTGGGTAGTTTTACTATTCCATGCATAATTTTTGAGCTTCATATTGAGAAGGCTTTGCGTGATTTAGGGGCTAGCATCAATCAAATGCCTCtctctatctttcaaaatcttaATCTTGGAGAGGTCACACCAACTACTATTTCTCTACAATTGGCGAATCATTCTTTAACTTATCCAAGAGGTATCATTGAGGATGTTTTAGTTAAGAATGATAGATTTATTTTTCCAGTTGATTTCATGGTACAAGACATGGATGAAGAGCAAGAAATTCTTATAATATTAGGAAGACATTTTCTTGCTACCGAAAAAGCTTTGATAAATGTCTATGATGGTAACTTGACTTTAAGG
It encodes the following:
- the LOC133815467 gene encoding uncharacterized protein LOC133815467; this translates as MSKKHKLEDYEMVKLTDECSAIIKRQLPEKLKDLGSFTIPCIIFELHIEKALRDLGASINQMPLSIFQNLNLGEVTPTTISLQLANHSLTYPRGIIEDVLVKNDRFIFPVDFMVQDMDEEQEILIILGRHFLATEKALINVYDGNLTLRVNSEDVKFNISNDMKIPKEHPNFKRANVVTLCMRDFFKTMFHSDPLEICLTMPNS